AATGTTACAGTTGTAATATGATAATTTATAAAGGAAATATTACAGTTGCAGTAACTTAGTAGTACATTCAGTTTActcttctaaagaaaaaaaaataacaatacaaTGAAATACATAAAGACTCGTTGAGTAAGGTAGTATATACATTAGagttcagtttttttttcttttttgatgcaATTTGCTTAGCACCCTTTTGACGTTTTTGAAGCATTGGGAGCGGCATTCTTTCAGGTCTTTCAATAGATGTTCTCCTATTTCTGTTTTTGGACTGGCTATGTACTTGtcctttcttgatttttttacaatttcctcCATTGTGTCCTGcaataatttgcatttttatGTATCAGCTAGATTTATATAGTAAATTATGTGTAGACTAATGTTTGAATCATATAGTAAGTAAGGTGAAGTAAATATGCTTTAATTACCTGATGTTCTTCAACTTTACGTGAGTCATTTTGTTTATGTGAAATTTCCATCTCCAAAATCTTTGAAactatgtaattttcttttccatactTCAGATTATATTCATCAAGATGCAATTGGAACAAATATTCGTTgccaattattttttgaatttcttctgGTAAAGTATTCCCATCTAATTTGAAAATCTGTTTGAACAAAGTTTCATACAATTAGCAATATGTATATGGTgcgtggatatatatatatatatatatatatatatatatatatatatatatatatatatatatatatatatatatatgtagattATATTAAATGGTGCGtgaatatatgtgtgtgtgtgcgtgtgtacAACATTggtaaaaaagtattaaaactTCAGTTTTCAGATAATAAAGATATGGAGCTGacatttatatatgaaattacCTCTTCTTGCATCTCTGCAAGTTCTTTTGCAattttagatataattttttcaactcCTTTGTCAAACAATATGAATGTGGTTGAACCGGTCTCATCTTGTACTTGGACTTGAATTCTATAGCTGTTTTAAATACAAAGTTGTTAGtagaatattatatatattttatgtgtGTTTGAGAATTTACAAAGTTGTTAGTAGAATAATTACCTTGGGACTGCAAATTTTGGCTGATTTTTACAACGTTCACACCATAGAATTCCTTTGACTTGTTTCACTTTTGTCTTGCAAATAAGACATGCAACATAATACCATCCATATTTGTTGTTGATATTAATGATTTTGGCATTGCATGTTACCAGTAAGTCCTATAATACAAAGTTTAGTcagtttataaaattatatcttattatAAAACACATAAACAGTTACTAATTATGATAAATTCATAATGCAAGAGTATAGTTGATACCTTTGTCTTTGAATTCCATTCCAAGTCCTTTATTTCAACCactgtttttttattatgtaagGCAAGTTCTCCATCTTGTGCTTTAGGTAGTCCCTTTGGTAGTATATCTTTTACGGTTATGTCCATTGTGGTGTATCTAACCAAAAATTAGgtataattcattaaaaaaataacagaacagtttctatatgtatatatatcaaaacaaactgaaataaacatttctttcttaaagatacctgctggttttttttttttttttaacttgtatAGCAtctattttatacaattttatGCTAATATCATTTAAGGAATATTGCTAAGTAGGTACActcttgaaaagaaaaagtgtaatAATAGTTACTTGTTTCTAATTTCTGCAACTTCTGGAATGTCTAAATTGACATACAGCTTTGTTGCAAAAGTGGATGATAGCTGATAGTCACCTacaaaaaagttgtaaaatttataagcATTATAGATACATAAATATTATGTATTTGATAAATGAGTTAATCAATTCTTACCTCTGAAagttttcacaatagttgaagTGACTATTACAATGAATGGccctttatttgttttgtagaAATCATCATCTATTTGTTGTGTAGTATTTCCCCACAAAGTTGTTTGAATTGATTTGTTCCTGAATTTGTATATATGTAAATTtgagttatttaaaaattataacatatgagtttgaaaaattttttatatatcttaCTCTTCTAACAACAGTTGAATGTTTCTCATCTTTGTTGGACGCCCTCTTGTTTTGATCTCCTCAATGACTCCAATGTAGTCCAATATGCCAATCACATCTGGTaagaacacttttttttttttaagtaagaaTCAGTATTAAGATATGAATTGCATTATTTTTTAGCTCTGTAAAAGTAGATGCTTGGCttgtaaaacaattaaaattaccAGTCATGTAAGTAGTGTCATAGCAACGGGAAGCTATTGTTCCATAATCAGCAAATTCAAATTGGGATTGAGTAATTGAATGATCAAATCCGTTGAATTTTGAGACTGAAGTTGTAGAATTGAAAAGTATTTTGAGTTGGTTATGTACTGGACGATAGTtccctttattttcttcaaCTAAGAAATTTGTAATTGTATATATGCTGCCTTCATTTAGTTGTGGACGAAAACTTTGAGCAAGATTCTTTCTGATGCTTGCATGTATCAATGTTCCCTACGAACATTTGAAATGAATTATTCCTTAATCAATAGGAGTAGGATATAACAACCTTTTTACATTGACTGGTTGcaagttttaataaaataatattattctttAATCAATAGGAGCAGTAAATAACAATCAATTTACATTATCTGGTTTcaagttttaataaaataatatttgtacAATTTATTCTAAAAGGGAATCAATTATGAATTTACCTCTTTGTCAACCAATATCATATCGAGGCTGATCAGATCATGGTTGTTTGCTATATTAATTGCATTCCACATTCGTAAAACTCTTAACTTTCAGTTTTGAATTATCTTTGTCCATTGATATCTGCTTCAAAGTTGTATACTCCATACtcattttaatttgtattatcTGCACAAGTTAAACATCAGttaaatttgtatataattatGGAGTAAACTCTATCATTTGCAATATAAGTGACAAtctaaattatgttttttattcttcatttatgttttttattcttcatttatGTTCTTATACCGATGACATACATGTCAAtttaatccaaaataaaaaattaggcTATTTCAATGTTTCAGTTTGATTTACGCAATAAAAATctgtaaaacaaaaacaatatttaatcaatacaaaaatcaaacaaaaagattttaagaatttgaaaaactaactggaaaaatagagaaaaaggtATCCAAACCTAATACTTATTGAGTAATGCAGCAAAACAGAATTTAATATACAGTAAATAATTCTAGGGAAACCATAATTTTAGTTTAAGGAAAACCACTAACAAATCTATACTCTTCAGTATTCGACAAAACATAAAgacaattggaaaagaaaagtgaaatcctaacaaaaatcttttaaatggaaattaaaaaaaaaaaaaaaagagaaaattagaACTCATATGTTTTTCAATAGATATAAAAGAAGAATCCTAGAAAAGTAAACTCAAAAGAGGGAAAATGAATTGTGAACAGTTATAAACAATTGGGAACGGTAATTGAATAGAAAAAAAGCATGGATTGGGCTTTTTTAGCTTAAGGTATGGGCCTACCCACGTGTGAAATTGGACAATGTAATAAAACCACAATAAGAATTTATTTGGAACTTTAATTCTGAGATTTATGTGTATTTGGCAATTGTCTGATTTGGGAATATGCAATGGCCTTATTGAATGTAATTTTTATGATTTCTAATCTTAAATGTCATCCAAActtctgattaaaaaaaatccaaactgaAAAGAAATTTCTAAAACCTATTTTTGGACAACCGGCTTTTAACTTCTATCTTATTGACCATAGGACAAGGTTGCATACTCCAGAATAAAGGTTGTTAAATGTAAAATACAATGTctacacataaaaaataattagtatatgagaaaataaatatattcaaataattaaaGGTAAATATTTGAagtgaatattttaaaattaaaagtcttagttaaaaattataaattaaaatagttaaaaagcttaaagttgaaagttaaaagctatttcaattttcttaacTTAGCTAGTGTTTATTGGGTTGGAGAACTTcgggttttaaaaaatatttatttactattattattttttttaatattgtactGATGTGGGAAATTGTGGGCACTTTCATACATGTCAAAAGAATGGCTAAAGCAACCTCGCTTTGTTTAGTCTTTTGTTTCAACTTCACTCACATATATTGCAAATCTTACTGACTTGCCCAATATTTTCTTAATTGATGATGTGATGGTTCTAACAGACGATACGAATTAGGTTTGTTATTTGTTCTCATTCTGAAAATCCgattgattttgttgttggCAAGAAGATCGGCTTCAATAATTTGTTGTTTACATGAAAAATAAGCtgaaaaatatttaacttctaagcGTGAATCATGTTGCTAGCTTAATTtgataatagaaaatattttccagtaTAGTTTCATATTTTAGGTGAATTTTGTTCCATATTATCTATTAGTTCCGAAACTATACTTCTGATgcagtcatttttttttaattatatgttcCATATAGTAACTTTTCTAATTGTGTTCTTGATTGAATAAATGTTTTGTGCAGACATACTATTATATTACTTCAGATAGTTATCTTCATTTCATAAACAAATGTGGTTAGGATTGGACCTTCGAAGGATACAATtgttattacaaaaaaaattatttgaaaatagtTACAGATCTGGTTGCCAAAGTCCATGTATTTAAGTGTGACTATGCCTTATTAATATTGAAAAACTTTTCCAGAGTGAGAATACACAGTGCAACAAATCATATATCTTACTTATTATCAAAAACACTCTTCAAACACAGGGAATGAAAAATGGATTTCAacctctgatttttttttttcccctttatgcTAGATGACTGAATTTCATAACTTCTATTAAACACAAACTGATATTAATAGAAAATGACGAAAAAGTGAGATAGGAATATGTGTTCATAACACCCAAATGAACTCACtgaagttgttcaaacacacaCCCAACGGAAAGAATGGCCTAATATACAAACCCATGACCTACAATCGCTCTTCAAAACAATAGATCAGATAGGATGGAAAACAGTTTCGAATAGTGataatgctttcttttttttagcgCTCCGCCTTCTTTTGAATAGTAAGCAGTAAGTCATTGGTTCAATCCAATAATAAGTAAAACGGGCTGAAACTCCTGTTTTTGCTAGCATGACAGCAGCTATAGACTGGCAGCAAGGAGCCAACTGAATGACCAATGCATTGGTAAGTACTTTGTTGGACTGGGGATCATTAAGCAAAAAATACCCACTGCACCACAACCATACACACCCCATAAAATTTAGTTAAGAATTCAGAAAATTACATGTCAGAAATTATAATGTAGTTCTGAAAAGCAATAAAAACGGAGTCCCCTATTAAAGAAAATGAACCATAAGATCAATAGGATgcagaaataaataaataaatgaagtgTAATAATCATATGATCACAATAACGAACTCCTCATTTTTAAGTATTTAGTAACTTTCAGATTCTAAAAGGCCAAAAAAATACACTACAAAttatatcaaaaacaaaacagaagCTCTCCCCTTTTACAATGAAATATCTCTCGTCACCCATATATGAATAGTTCAAGGAAATCTCAATTCTGATATAGATGCATCAATATACTTCCTTAAAATACTGATGGATGAACTCATAAAACTCCATTAACTCATCCTACAACCCACTGGTAGATAGTTTTTAAACAGGAAATCAATCAGGCATACAGATCATGATAGCATATTTCGGTATCATAATTACAAAATCAAACGGTACTAAAATATTTTGACCAATCAAactaaagaaatataaaaagcaaTACAGATTCTGTTATGTTCAAATAGTAATATAACAATTGATAAGAAGTAAATGACAGCCCAAACTCTAGCCATCGTTTAATAGTTTAGGAAGTTGAAAAtacaaatctaaaaaataagaattagaACTGATTTATTTTTCCTTAGAACTTTGAGTCTCTCTCAAACtgtttctttttgtgattgtggtTCCCGTGGCCCAAGTCTGGCAAGGGAACGGATGGTAGAGGAAAAACTGATGGTTATGGCCGgcctttaaaagaaaattcttctGTTAACTTATGACTGACAGCTCATGTATGCCTCAGCTTGCAGGCAAAAGTTCACCaagaagaaaatagaaactGATTATATCCATACTCTACACAAATAGAATCAACCAAAGACGTCTTTCTAGGATCAACATGAGCTACAATCTCTATATTTATTACATGTCCTCATAACCGGTTCTTCTCTAATAGGTCATAACACATAAACCTTTATCAAAACTAAGCAGTCCATAACAATCAAACCTAAATCAAACTTAAtgccaaaattttgtttataagaAAATACCTTTACTATTGTGGTACGTGGTATTACGGTGGTGGGATGCTGCTTGAAGGTGGTTGCTGGCCTAACTATGCTGGCAGCCCTCAGacttatttctctttcttttcaatgtGCCTTACAGATGTTTTTATTGCTTTGGGGCTTTGCTTGCAAATAGGGTAAAACTTGTAATTCTACCAGAATTCAAATATCACTTAGCTTAAATAGAAGTGATAAAACTAACCCCAAAAAGTATCATTGTGGAAAATTcttttaaacaaatatattcaAGCAATCAAAATCAAGCAAATCCAtcttaaaattacaatttcagACACAATTACACAAACCCACTATGAACACATACGCTTTTATCAAACCATTTGATTAACAAAATTGCATACAAAAGTAAAGCCAATAAAAACACCAACTCCTAGAACAAAAGCCACCTAAATCCCACTCACTAAATTTACAATGAACCCATATCAATTCTTTGAACAATAGCCTCcaaaatcacacaaaaaaaacccatttcaaTTCACTAAATTTACAATGAACCCATATCAATACTTTGAACAAAAGACACCAAAATCATACCCATGTCAATtcactataaatttacaatGAACCCATATCAACACTAAGTCTAcaaaatcacacaaaaaaacCAATTTCAATTAACAAAATACCAAACCCAACTTTCACCAGAATGAAActaaaaaccacaaaaaatcGCAGTGACAGACACACACCTCTTTGTTCATATCAGCCTTCCTAGCCTTGAAAGCAGCAAAGAGCAATCTGGGAACCTGATCGAATTCGGAGGCCTCGATTTTGGAGGGCCAAACCTGGGGGTTCTTGTAGCAAAGAAAGATATGGCACTGGTAGAACTCAACTGACCTGGTGAGTTGACTGGTCCTGAAGTAAAAATCCACAATAAACAGAGGCCCAAGAAGGacagtaaataaataaaaaatttactaaaattaacAACAATTTATAGCATAATAACATATTACtagcaaattttatttatttcaatcaaCCTAAACAAATAAAGAGCAATAAAATTATGGTATATAACACCAATAACCCAGGGGTCAGAGGGCAGAGGTCAGTtcatgttttgtgttttttagggAAAAGATGGAGAGGCTGAGAGAGAGTTGAAGAAGAAGCAGATATCTTCAATTCTGCACGGGTTCAACCTTAATCAAAACCAATTATCCAAgtacctaaatttttttttttcttttcaagcgAGGGAGGTGAGAGATATGTATTCAGGTTCATCCGACGGGAAGACAGGACAGTATCACCAAGCCACAAAGCTCATGGCTAAGTTTGATTTAATTTGTcagaaaaattaaacataattagtTGAAGACCAGTTAACTGTAAGTCTCTAAGGTCAATATTGTCATGGGCAGGCCAATTTGAAGGAGCAATGCAGTCTTTAATTTCCAAAGTTGTTTCTGATGTAATATATGTAAATTCTTTTATCCTCTCAACAGAAACCATTCGATTGTCCATAAAGCAGCTCATATATATGGTCCAGAACAGCTCAGAATTCAAAGACAATCTATAGGACTGAAATAAATCAACATGTATAAGTTAATTAAACAACATAATTATGCAAGTTTAAGATGTagatatgggaaaaaaaaattaagatttatgtatccattttttttttttcttttgtttaaaaaaaaagttaaaacttacCTATTAATCAACCAAGATCATAAAAATATTGATCAGATCATGGTTGTTTGCTACGTTAACTCCATCTTACATTCACTGATATCTGCTTCACAGTTTACTACTTCATTGCGATATGAAACTGTAATATTAGAACATTTTAAACATTAgtaaagtttatatataataatggagAAAAACCTACTGTTTACAATATAAGTGACAATCTAGTTTACATTATCaacaatttgaaataattttaataaacaGTATGTGTTACCTTTAGGCAAATTATCGAATATTTCTTTGTagacaatattttttgtatgaAAACGATCAGTATTGTCATTTTCTACAATGAGTATCTTGAGACCATCTTTACTTGTAACTCTGGATACATCAACATATAACTGTCCATGGCTGAAAACTGGTCTATCTAAATAAAGTCCAACACATTGCAGAGATTGACCTTGGCTCTTATTAATTGTCATAGCAAAGCAAACAGATACTGGAAACTGCCTTCTTTTTAGTACAAAAGACCATTTGGAATCAGAAGGGGATAAGACTATTCTTGGAATAAACATTTTTTCTCCAATATGATTTCCTGATATTATTTGAGCCTCTAAAACCCATTTTGATAATTGAGTGACCAAAAGTCTAGTACCATTACAAAGTCCATTACTTTGGTTAAAATTTCGAAGTAACATTATTGGCAGACCTACTTTCAATCTGAGTTTATGATTTGGAATACCAGGGAACTTCAATGAATTGAGAAATTCTATTGGATACATGACATCTTGGTCTAGAATGTTGCTTGAAGCTTTACATAATGAATCTGCACTAAGATATGTCTCTTCATCAGCATTAATAAGATCAATCATGTAACCATCTATGTCTTCAACTACTTCATTTGTTGGAGCTAAAATTGTTCTCTCCTCTAAATACTTGGAATCG
This genomic stretch from Castanea sativa cultivar Marrone di Chiusa Pesio chromosome 9, ASM4071231v1 harbors:
- the LOC142608760 gene encoding replication protein A 70 kDa DNA-binding subunit D-like, with protein sequence MWNAINIANNHDLISLDMILVDKEGTLIHASIRKNLAQSFRPQLNEGSIYTITNFLVEENKGNYRPVHNQLKILFNSTTSVSKFNGFDHSITQSQFEFADYGTIASRCYDTTYMTGDYQLSSTFATKLYVNLDIPEVAEIRNKYTTMDITVKDILPKGLPKAQDGELALHNKKTVVEIKDLEWNSKTKDLLVTCNAKIININNKYGWYYVACLICKTKVKQVKGILWCERCKNQPKFAVPSYRIQVQVQDETGSTTFILFDKGVEKIISKIAKELAEMQEEIFKLDGNTLPEEIQKIIGNEYLFQLHLDEYNLKYGKENYIVSKILEMEISHKQNDSRKVEEHQDTMEEIVKKSRKDKYIASPKTEIGEHLLKDLKECRSQCFKNVKRVFSTNIAG
- the LOC142611380 gene encoding uncharacterized protein LOC142611380; this encodes MIDLINADEETYLSADSLCKASSNILDQDVMYPIEFLNSLKFPGIPNHKLRLKVGLPIMLLRNFNQSNGLCNGTRLLVTQLSKWVLEAQIISGNHIGEKMFIPRIVLSPSDSKWSFVLKRRQFPVSVCFAMTINKSQGQSLQCVGLYLDRPVFSHGQLYVDVSRVTSKDGLKILIVENDNTDRFHTKNIVYKEIFDNLPKVSYRNEVVNCEADISECKMELT